Proteins encoded in a region of the Parerythrobacter aestuarii genome:
- the gcvPB gene encoding aminomethyl-transferring glycine dehydrogenase subunit GcvPB: MNAPNASGWKPEMTPASEDGMHHGPATTTGNRALMLEEPLLFEIGRADNTGVDLPEPSGETSARLGGFERTDPIGLVGLTEPETVRHYTRLSRQNYAIDLGLFPLGSCTMKHNPRLNEKVARMPGFADVHPLQPVDTVRGALEVINELAFWLIDLTGMHGVAMSPKAGAHGELCGILCIRAALEARGDAREVVLVPESAHGTNPATAAFAGYRIENIPANADGRVDLDALKARLGPDVAAVMITNPSTLGLFERDLKAISDAVHEAGGFVYCDGANFNAIVGKVRPGDLGVDAMHINLHKTFSTPHGGGGPGSGPVVLSEALSPFGPLPYTARTADGVVHLVEEEGAEAFSQEHFGGRMQSFGRMTAFHGQMGMFTRALTYILSHGADGLRQVAEDAVLNANYILRSLEDVLDAPFAHSGPCMHEALFSDKGFAEGLSTLDLAKGLIDEGYHPMTVYFPLVVHGAMLVEPTETESKAALDQFIAAFRSVAERAKAGDESLKQAPYYSPRRRLDETTAARKPVLAWEPGEEG, translated from the coding sequence ATGAACGCCCCGAACGCCTCCGGCTGGAAGCCCGAAATGACGCCCGCGAGCGAAGACGGGATGCATCACGGGCCCGCCACCACCACCGGCAACCGCGCGCTGATGCTGGAAGAACCGCTGCTGTTCGAGATCGGCCGGGCCGACAACACCGGGGTCGACCTGCCCGAGCCGTCGGGCGAGACCTCGGCCCGTCTTGGCGGCTTCGAGCGGACCGATCCGATCGGCCTCGTCGGCCTGACCGAGCCGGAGACCGTTCGTCACTATACCCGTCTCAGCCGTCAGAACTATGCCATCGACCTCGGCCTGTTCCCGCTCGGCAGCTGCACGATGAAGCACAATCCGCGCCTCAACGAGAAGGTCGCGCGGATGCCCGGCTTTGCCGATGTCCACCCGCTGCAGCCGGTCGATACCGTGCGCGGCGCGCTGGAAGTGATCAACGAGCTGGCGTTCTGGCTGATCGACCTTACCGGCATGCACGGCGTGGCGATGAGCCCCAAGGCCGGCGCGCACGGCGAGCTGTGCGGGATCCTCTGCATCCGTGCCGCATTGGAAGCGCGCGGCGATGCGCGCGAAGTCGTCCTCGTGCCGGAAAGCGCGCATGGCACCAATCCCGCCACCGCCGCTTTCGCCGGCTACCGGATCGAGAACATCCCCGCCAATGCCGATGGCCGCGTTGATCTCGATGCGCTCAAGGCCCGTCTCGGTCCTGATGTGGCCGCGGTGATGATCACCAATCCATCGACGCTCGGCCTGTTCGAACGCGACCTGAAGGCGATCTCCGACGCGGTCCATGAGGCCGGCGGCTTCGTCTATTGCGACGGCGCCAACTTCAACGCCATCGTCGGCAAGGTGCGCCCGGGCGACCTGGGCGTCGATGCCATGCATATCAATCTGCACAAGACCTTTTCCACCCCGCACGGCGGCGGTGGCCCCGGCTCGGGACCGGTGGTGCTGAGCGAAGCGCTCAGCCCGTTCGGCCCGCTGCCCTATACCGCCCGCACGGCGGACGGCGTGGTGCATTTGGTCGAGGAAGAAGGCGCTGAGGCTTTCTCGCAGGAGCACTTCGGCGGGAGGATGCAGAGCTTTGGCCGCATGACTGCTTTCCATGGCCAGATGGGCATGTTCACCCGCGCGCTGACCTATATCCTCAGCCATGGTGCCGATGGTCTGCGCCAGGTGGCCGAGGACGCGGTCCTCAACGCCAATTACATCCTGCGCAGCCTCGAGGACGTGCTCGACGCCCCCTTCGCGCACAGTGGCCCGTGCATGCACGAAGCGCTGTTCAGCGACAAAGGCTTTGCCGAGGGGCTTTCGACGCTGGACCTCGCCAAGGGGCTGATCGACGAAGGCTACCACCCGATGACGGTCTATTTCCCGCTGGTGGTGCATGGCGCGATGCTGGTCGAACCCACCGAGACCGAGAGCAAGGCCGCGCTCGACCAGTTCATCGCCGCCTTCCGCAGCGTGGCCGAACGGGCCAAGGCCGGGGACGAAAGCCTCAAGCAGGCGCCGTATTACTCGCCCCGCCGCCGGCTCGACGAAACGACCGCCGCGCGCAAGCCGGTGCTGGCATGGGAACCGGGCGAAGAAGGGTAA